The Acidobacteriota bacterium genome has a window encoding:
- a CDS encoding N-6 DNA methylase: CDLHTIVRLPKGVFAPYTDIKTNVLFFEKGRPATEVWYYEHPYPQGYKSYSKTKPMRIEEFEPEKAWWEDRVENEFAWKVTLEDIRERGFNLDISNPNAPGATYEDPRALLARFNEEKAAAAALREELRQALATALSSGDTT; encoded by the coding sequence GTGCGACTTGCACACCATTGTGCGGCTGCCCAAGGGCGTGTTCGCCCCATACACAGACATCAAGACCAACGTGCTCTTCTTCGAGAAGGGCAGGCCCGCCACCGAGGTCTGGTATTACGAGCACCCCTATCCCCAGGGCTACAAGAGCTACTCCAAGACCAAGCCGATGCGAATCGAGGAATTCGAACCCGAGAAGGCGTGGTGGGAAGACCGCGTCGAGAACGAGTTCGCGTGGAAGGTGACGCTCGAAGACATCCGTGAGCGCGGCTTCAACCTCGACATTAGCAACCCTAACGCTCCCGGCGCGACCTACGAAGACCCCAGGGCCCTGCTCGCCCGCTTTAATGAGGAGAAGGCGGCGGCGGCGGCGCTGCGTGAGGAATTGCGTCAGGCACTCGCGACGGCGCTGTCCTCCGGGGACACAACATGA
- a CDS encoding restriction endonuclease subunit S, producing MKPQDLIAAFDTLAEAPDGVKRLRALVLQLAMRGRLVPQDPDDEPSGVLLDQARQDRARLIAEKFIRRRSAGEVQSNEQPFEIPPQWSWTRIWFAAHDLGQGKPKSRFSYVDVSAIDKERGVISGDVAILNPEEAPSRARKRVARGCVIYSTVRPYLRNIAVVDRDFDPPPVVSTAFSVLMPYPRISARYLYYYLRSPAFVNYVEAHQKGVAYPAINDGDFQLAPVPIPPSAEQKRIVARVDELMGLLDELEAARQAREATRTALRDSVLAALRDADTSEEVENAWERIAGRMDDLFTAPADVEPLRQTVLQLAVRGWLVPQDPDDEPACLLLERIAEEKARLVKEQSIRKSKPLPPVSKDEVPFEVPNGWVWTRFGTITNTRLGKMLDKAKNSGPMRPYLRNANLQWFKFLLEDLKQLRLEESELTECSVGVGDLLICEGGEPGRATVCDESVDGMVYQKALHRARPLCGISPWYLAYLLRCDTWSGRLAELFTGATIKHLTGRSLASYTVPLPPLAEQKRIVARVDQLMSLLDRLEQRLASKTTAHDTFAAAVVHHLDA from the coding sequence ATGAAGCCGCAGGACCTGATCGCGGCCTTCGATACGCTCGCCGAGGCCCCAGACGGGGTGAAGCGGCTCCGCGCTTTGGTGCTGCAACTAGCGATGCGCGGGCGGCTGGTGCCGCAGGACCCGGACGACGAGCCATCTGGCGTGCTGCTTGATCAGGCAAGGCAGGACCGAGCGAGGCTCATTGCCGAGAAATTCATTCGGCGACGCAGTGCAGGGGAGGTTCAATCAAATGAGCAACCGTTCGAAATCCCGCCCCAGTGGTCTTGGACGCGCATCTGGTTTGCGGCCCATGACCTCGGCCAGGGTAAGCCCAAGTCGCGTTTTTCGTATGTGGACGTGTCGGCGATTGACAAGGAGCGCGGCGTCATTTCTGGCGACGTTGCCATCCTCAACCCCGAAGAGGCCCCAAGCCGTGCGCGCAAGCGGGTCGCGAGAGGATGTGTCATCTACTCTACCGTGCGCCCTTACTTGCGCAACATTGCCGTGGTGGACCGAGATTTCGACCCGCCGCCCGTCGTGAGTACCGCTTTCTCTGTGCTCATGCCCTACCCTCGGATTTCAGCTCGCTACCTCTACTACTACCTTCGATCGCCAGCATTCGTGAACTACGTCGAAGCCCACCAAAAAGGCGTGGCCTACCCGGCGATCAATGATGGGGACTTCCAGCTTGCCCCCGTCCCGATTCCACCCTCGGCAGAGCAGAAGCGCATCGTCGCCCGCGTCGATGAGTTGATGGGTCTGCTCGACGAGTTGGAGGCCGCACGACAGGCCCGCGAGGCCACGCGAACAGCGCTGCGCGACTCCGTGCTCGCCGCGCTTCGGGACGCCGACACCTCCGAGGAAGTCGAAAACGCGTGGGAGCGGATCGCGGGCCGAATGGACGACCTGTTCACCGCCCCCGCCGACGTGGAGCCGCTGCGGCAAACAGTGCTCCAGCTTGCTGTGCGCGGGTGGCTAGTTCCGCAGGACCCGGACGACGAGCCCGCCTGCTTGTTGCTTGAGCGCATCGCGGAGGAGAAGGCCCGGCTGGTCAAGGAGCAGAGTATCCGCAAGTCGAAACCTCTGCCGCCAGTTTCGAAGGACGAGGTGCCGTTCGAAGTGCCGAATGGGTGGGTGTGGACTCGGTTCGGTACTATTACCAACACTCGCCTCGGTAAGATGCTGGACAAGGCGAAGAATTCCGGTCCGATGAGGCCGTACCTCCGCAATGCCAATCTCCAATGGTTCAAGTTCCTCCTAGAAGACCTCAAGCAACTTCGTCTGGAGGAGAGCGAACTCACCGAGTGCTCGGTTGGTGTCGGCGACCTTCTGATTTGCGAGGGAGGCGAGCCCGGCAGGGCAACTGTCTGCGACGAGTCGGTGGACGGCATGGTCTACCAGAAGGCCCTTCACCGAGCCCGCCCCCTCTGCGGCATCAGTCCTTGGTATTTGGCCTACTTGCTGCGCTGCGACACTTGGTCTGGTCGTTTAGCCGAGCTGTTCACCGGCGCGACGATCAAGCACCTGACGGGACGGTCCCTCGCGTCGTACACGGTGCCGCTCCCACCCCTAGCTGAGCAGAAGCGCATCGTCGCCCGCGTCGATCAGTTGATGAGTCTGCTCGACCGGTTGGAGCAGCGCCTCGCCTCTAAGACGACCGCACACGACACCTTCGCCGCCGCAGTCGTCCACCACCTTGACGCCTGA